The Armatimonadota bacterium genome contains a region encoding:
- the ybeY gene encoding rRNA maturation RNase YbeY — translation MRRIAQKLLTAENCPDNTEVSVLLTDDEQIAGLNKQYRDVDGPTDVLSFSQIEGEDDFSQEVDDGMLGDVVISVERAQIQSQAQGNTLDQEIDMLLVHGILHLLGYDHAEPDEEKAMFSRQAETLGI, via the coding sequence ATGCGGAGAATAGCTCAAAAGCTGTTGACGGCTGAAAACTGCCCGGACAACACCGAAGTCAGCGTGCTGCTCACAGACGACGAGCAGATCGCCGGGCTCAACAAGCAGTATCGCGACGTGGACGGCCCCACGGATGTGCTCAGCTTCTCTCAGATAGAAGGTGAAGACGATTTCTCTCAAGAAGTGGATGACGGAATGCTGGGAGATGTCGTAATATCAGTGGAGAGAGCGCAGATCCAATCGCAGGCGCAGGGCAATACCCTCGACCAGGAGATCGACATGCTCCTGGTCCACGGCATACTTCATCTGCTGGGTTACGACCATGCCGAGCCGGACGAAGAGAAAGCGATGTTTTCCCGTCAGGCAGAAACCCTTGGGATTTAG
- a CDS encoding HDIG domain-containing metalloprotein: MDFQRAGLAIATVLVLSFLLSIHLLPGKVSLKLGDTAPETIYAHRTVRYVDSSETTARTKTAIQSVGAVYDSVPDAEADAVKSVKILFSAVSDAAQEQSTGRVREKLGKQLSSKVSDDILKGLIGLDAKSAKKVEEGAARLVSIAMDRELRADQPDMRAARQDVVQAAKRMFTKSSEANLAGQVAAIALEPNRIYNKEQTMALKKQAMRSVVPANKIITRGEPVIEKGEPVSREHLDKFDALELRHPKLDYVSVFSYMLLMILMVWIVVAYLWRYHNDVYSNTKAMWLLALIVMFSTLALRLGGSTLGLNLSPTQVGYLGILWVVAAGMFMAVLINPQVSVVVVAMLSIVLSLLLNNELKYATSALVTAMVGIYSVANIRDRSDVMRAGGAISAVGIMLVWITGGIANDPLQTLIEGTIWAGVVVPLVATSLFFFGIAPLERPFERTTHISLLELADTNKPLLRRLVVEAPGTYTHSMIVGHLAEAAAEKIGADPLVARVASYYHDIGKIRRPHFFIENQNIENIHDRMNPTLSALVITSHIKDGLEIAQEFRVPKIVLDIINQHHGTSLVQYFYNQYTGEQEPSTALEQQFRYPGPKPQTKEAAVVMLADSVEAASRGLSKPTPAKIELLVNQIVADKLRDGQLDECELTFKDLSRITDCFVRGLTSIMHARIDYGDAMGVEDRKPTADEDSDSELTENTGETQPDAENSSKAVDG; encoded by the coding sequence TTGGACTTTCAAAGGGCTGGGCTGGCAATCGCCACAGTCCTGGTGCTCTCATTCCTGCTTTCCATACATCTGCTGCCGGGCAAAGTGTCGCTAAAGCTCGGTGACACCGCACCTGAGACTATCTACGCACACCGCACTGTCCGCTATGTGGACTCCTCCGAGACAACTGCGCGAACGAAAACCGCTATCCAGAGTGTGGGCGCGGTCTATGACAGCGTGCCCGACGCCGAGGCCGATGCAGTCAAATCAGTAAAGATTCTCTTTAGCGCAGTCAGTGATGCAGCACAGGAGCAGTCGACAGGGCGGGTGCGCGAGAAGCTGGGCAAGCAGTTAAGTTCAAAAGTCTCGGACGACATTCTCAAGGGGCTGATCGGTCTGGACGCAAAGTCGGCGAAAAAGGTCGAAGAAGGCGCGGCGCGGTTGGTCAGTATCGCTATGGACAGAGAGCTGCGCGCGGACCAGCCCGATATGCGAGCCGCCCGCCAGGACGTGGTACAGGCTGCAAAGAGAATGTTCACCAAGTCCTCCGAGGCAAACCTTGCCGGTCAGGTCGCCGCTATAGCCCTGGAGCCAAACCGGATCTACAACAAAGAGCAGACCATGGCCCTCAAGAAGCAGGCAATGCGAAGTGTGGTGCCCGCCAATAAAATTATTACACGGGGAGAGCCTGTTATCGAAAAGGGTGAGCCCGTCTCGCGCGAACACCTCGATAAGTTCGATGCTCTGGAACTCAGACACCCCAAACTCGACTACGTCTCAGTCTTCTCATATATGCTGCTGATGATCCTGATGGTGTGGATCGTAGTTGCGTATCTGTGGCGCTATCATAACGATGTCTACTCCAACACCAAAGCAATGTGGCTGCTGGCGCTGATCGTCATGTTCAGCACGCTTGCCCTGCGCCTTGGCGGAAGCACCCTTGGCCTGAACCTCAGCCCCACGCAAGTCGGTTATCTGGGGATCTTGTGGGTAGTGGCTGCGGGAATGTTTATGGCCGTGCTGATAAACCCGCAGGTCTCGGTCGTAGTTGTGGCGATGCTCTCGATAGTGCTTTCGCTGCTATTGAACAATGAACTCAAATACGCGACCAGCGCGCTGGTCACCGCCATGGTCGGCATCTACAGCGTAGCCAACATACGTGACCGCAGCGACGTCATGCGCGCCGGCGGAGCCATATCGGCCGTCGGGATAATGCTGGTCTGGATTACAGGCGGAATAGCCAACGATCCACTGCAGACTCTTATCGAGGGCACCATATGGGCAGGAGTGGTGGTGCCTCTGGTGGCCACCTCGCTCTTTTTCTTCGGCATAGCCCCGCTTGAGAGGCCCTTCGAGAGGACAACACATATCTCGCTGCTCGAACTGGCCGATACCAACAAGCCCCTGCTTCGCCGTCTGGTGGTCGAAGCCCCGGGCACTTATACGCACAGCATGATCGTTGGCCACCTCGCAGAAGCTGCGGCAGAAAAGATAGGCGCGGACCCGCTGGTGGCGAGGGTAGCCTCGTATTATCACGACATAGGCAAGATCCGCAGGCCGCACTTTTTTATCGAAAACCAAAATATCGAAAACATACACGACCGCATGAACCCGACCCTTTCGGCGCTGGTGATCACCTCGCACATAAAAGACGGCCTGGAAATAGCCCAGGAGTTCCGCGTGCCCAAGATCGTGCTCGACATTATTAACCAGCATCACGGAACCTCGCTGGTGCAGTATTTCTATAACCAGTATACGGGTGAGCAGGAGCCCTCGACCGCACTGGAGCAGCAGTTCAGATATCCCGGCCCAAAGCCGCAGACCAAGGAAGCTGCCGTGGTCATGCTGGCGGACTCAGTCGAGGCCGCATCGCGCGGGCTTTCAAAGCCGACTCCAGCCAAGATCGAGCTGCTGGTGAACCAGATAGTGGCGGATAAGCTGCGCGATGGCCAGCTCGACGAGTGCGAACTGACGTTTAAGGACTTGAGCCGTATTACGGATTGCTTTGTGCGCGGCTTAACAAGTATCATGCATGCAAGGATAGATTATGGCGACGCGATGGGCGTCGAGGACAGGAAGCCCACTGCAGATGAAGATTCTGATTCAGAACTCACAGAAAATACCGGTGAAACCCAGCCGGATGCGGAGAATAGCTCAAAAGCTGTTGACGGCTGA
- a CDS encoding GatB/YqeY domain-containing protein: MSLIDTLQQNMKQALKSKDALTLSTIRLILSSVSYARIAKGSQLTDDEVIGVIAKEAKQRRETIESAISGDRMDIADREKAELDILQSYLPQQLDQADIESIVRQIVAEVGATDIKDRGKVMGPVMQKVKGRADGKLVSQIVENVLRG; encoded by the coding sequence ATGTCGCTAATTGACACGCTTCAACAAAATATGAAGCAGGCTCTAAAGAGTAAGGATGCGTTGACACTCTCAACCATCCGGCTTATTCTGTCATCGGTGAGCTATGCCCGTATTGCAAAGGGCAGCCAGCTCACCGATGACGAGGTTATCGGCGTAATTGCCAAGGAGGCAAAGCAGCGCCGTGAGACAATAGAGTCGGCAATAAGCGGGGACCGCATGGATATCGCGGACCGCGAAAAGGCCGAGCTCGACATTCTGCAGTCTTACCTTCCCCAACAGCTTGACCAGGCGGATATCGAAAGCATTGTCAGGCAGATTGTCGCCGAGGTTGGCGCCACCGACATCAAGGACCGCGGCAAGGTCATGGGTCCCGTGATGCAAAAGGTCAAGGGCCGAGCCGATGGAAAGCTCGTCAGCCAAATCGTCGAGAATGTGCTGCGAGGGTAA
- the rpsU gene encoding 30S ribosomal protein S21, producing MAQVQVKPNESLDSALKRFKKVLQQTGVLKEAREHEHYEKPSDKRRKAEAARRRKLSRKS from the coding sequence TTGGCACAGGTTCAGGTGAAACCCAATGAAAGTCTGGATAGCGCTCTGAAGCGGTTTAAGAAAGTGCTTCAGCAGACTGGTGTTCTCAAGGAAGCCAGAGAGCACGAGCACTATGAAAAACCGAGCGATAAGCGCCGTAAGGCAGAAGCCGCAAGGCGTCGCAAATTAAGCCGCAAGAGCTAG
- the flgM gene encoding flagellar biosynthesis anti-sigma factor FlgM: protein MKISQVESGRAASTSASPQAHILPKDRPRGLVSTRAQRAKDLSPLEQGMAVAEAAMADIPDIREDIVNKLKDQIAKGEYKIDGKEVAEMMLRRSEADKIR, encoded by the coding sequence ATGAAAATCTCTCAAGTAGAATCAGGCAGAGCTGCATCAACGAGCGCTTCGCCGCAGGCTCACATATTGCCTAAGGACAGGCCCAGGGGCCTGGTATCCACAAGAGCGCAGAGGGCAAAAGACTTATCTCCTTTGGAACAGGGGATGGCTGTTGCCGAAGCGGCGATGGCGGATATCCCCGATATCCGGGAAGATATTGTCAACAAGCTCAAGGACCAGATTGCAAAAGGCGAGTATAAAATCGACGGCAAAGAGGTCGCCGAGATGATGCTCAGGCGGTCGGAAGCCGATAAAATAAGATAA
- a CDS encoding HD domain-containing phosphohydrolase produces the protein MEETAAREGYGLYCADMDARNPELTYHTLKAAIANAHMPTAHHSIRVRICASLLGQACSLDGRRMTTLAIAAEIHDIGKLYISPGLLDKRDMLSQEDWAILRKHPMLGAKIAAAAFPLMPDVAECVLCHHERVDGSGYPQALKSDQFSLEAKIIAVADVFVALLEERPYRRAYSPDQALSILIKDDGIKYDNIVVSAAQSLRGSLTDFGA, from the coding sequence ATGGAAGAAACCGCAGCCAGGGAAGGCTATGGGCTGTACTGCGCCGACATGGACGCACGCAACCCGGAACTTACGTACCACACACTAAAAGCGGCGATAGCCAACGCGCATATGCCTACGGCGCATCACAGTATACGTGTCAGAATATGCGCTTCGTTACTCGGGCAGGCATGCTCTCTGGACGGACGCCGAATGACTACTTTGGCTATTGCCGCCGAAATCCACGATATCGGCAAACTCTATATTTCACCTGGTCTTCTCGACAAGAGGGATATGCTTTCTCAAGAGGACTGGGCAATCCTCCGCAAACACCCTATGCTGGGCGCAAAGATAGCCGCAGCGGCATTCCCTCTTATGCCGGATGTGGCGGAATGCGTGCTTTGCCACCACGAGCGAGTAGACGGCAGCGGATATCCCCAAGCTCTTAAGAGCGATCAGTTTTCGCTTGAAGCCAAGATTATAGCAGTGGCGGATGTTTTTGTAGCTCTGCTGGAGGAAAGACCCTACAGGAGAGCATACAGTCCCGACCAGGCTCTTTCGATTCTGATAAAGGACGACGGAATAAAGTATGATAATATAGTTGTTAGTGCCGCCCAATCACTGCGCGGTTCGTTAACCGATTTTGGGGCATAA
- a CDS encoding LuxR C-terminal-related transcriptional regulator encodes MFVADQIDQGIDLEVLSKAELVAMNRVLMRMFDWTDPHEFVRSLFCELKSLFDVHECALYVAAEDGAALKLDINTGDGRKHLPDIVPHTSDLYCAILSGRRASAKSVKSTQLHLFDEWPDCIFRPIFRQSSFAACLALAHADGSVDLIDMILTQAVTALERFWRPQGQQDRPVRSDTSFDNTTRLTTREVEVLSLMADGLSNKHIAERLYISVATCKRHVENVLSKLEVHSRCAAASIWLARSEHRQSSLHSQFGP; translated from the coding sequence ATGTTTGTTGCCGATCAAATTGATCAGGGTATTGACCTGGAGGTTCTTTCAAAGGCGGAACTGGTTGCGATGAACCGTGTGTTGATGCGTATGTTCGACTGGACGGACCCGCATGAATTTGTGCGCAGCCTGTTCTGCGAGCTCAAGAGCCTGTTCGATGTGCATGAGTGCGCGCTGTATGTCGCCGCGGAAGACGGCGCGGCACTCAAGCTTGACATCAATACCGGGGACGGCAGGAAGCATCTGCCCGACATAGTGCCGCACACATCCGACCTGTATTGCGCCATACTCTCCGGGCGCCGCGCAAGCGCAAAATCAGTTAAAAGCACTCAGCTACATCTTTTTGATGAATGGCCCGACTGTATCTTCCGCCCAATCTTCAGGCAATCGTCATTTGCCGCATGTCTTGCATTGGCGCATGCCGACGGCAGTGTCGACCTCATAGACATGATCCTCACCCAAGCCGTGACAGCGCTGGAACGGTTTTGGCGACCGCAAGGCCAACAAGACCGCCCTGTGCGATCGGATACTTCGTTCGATAATACAACAAGACTTACCACAAGGGAGGTAGAGGTTCTGAGCTTAATGGCTGACGGCCTGTCCAATAAACATATCGCGGAGCGGCTTTATATCAGCGTGGCGACATGCAAGCGACATGTCGAGAACGTGCTCTCAAAGCTGGAAGTCCACTCCAGATGCGCGGCGGCATCGATATGGCTGGCGCGGTCCGAGCATCGACAAAGCAGCCTGCATAGTCAATTTGGCCCATAA